The Aureispira anguillae genome contains a region encoding:
- a CDS encoding ComEA family DNA-binding protein, which translates to MRLITLLITLVFFSSSLWAQKDEKEKENELSNSTQFLIENLVEDSDGENFDFGTQFEYLEEYRKNPLDLNNATEQELTAFGMFSAIQIQALLLYRKRFGQIFSLYELQGVPTFDVKTIVRLTPYIAVAATKEQEKMNFGKMFKFGRHQIFARYQRILEQQKGYKPGTGTRYLGSPDKFYLRYRMTYKDRMSLGLTMEKDAGEEFFTGSNPQGFDYYSGHFYLKKISKHVHSIALGDFQVYFGQGLTVWGGFGIRKGAQVLNIKRISLPIRPYTSVNEALFMRGAAGHFRFLKENNLEVTVFGSFRQRDANIQSELDSLTDDLDIEVSSLQDIGYHRTISEIEDENSIGFLTSGARVRYTGKSWHVAGNFVYNYLTNELKKEKPALYQQYDFIGKQSLNASIDYSVRYRNIQFFGETAVNEKGGIATLNSLLAELDPRVSIAVLHRYYDKKYYTLNGNAFGETSDASNESGLYIGLESRLGAGVKMSTYFDLFRFPWLRYQVDAPTQGYEVFGKLEYSPNYFVNTYAQYRFERKGKNLSNNLTHIDQIINHDKHNLRFHFGYKASSQLALSSRIEFSFYQNQEFNQGFMIYQDVVIKPKIIPLKMQLRLAFFDTDNYDTRIYAYENDVLYAFSVLPYYGQGLRYYFNINYRINQYLTAWFRFSQTYFVDREVISSGLGEIEGRTRSEIKIQLRAKF; encoded by the coding sequence ATGCGATTGATAACTTTACTAATTACACTTGTTTTTTTCTCATCTTCTTTATGGGCACAAAAAGATGAAAAAGAGAAAGAAAATGAGTTGAGCAATAGTACCCAATTTTTGATAGAAAATTTGGTAGAAGATAGCGATGGAGAAAACTTTGATTTTGGGACTCAATTTGAATATTTGGAAGAATATAGGAAGAACCCATTGGATTTGAATAATGCAACAGAGCAAGAATTAACAGCTTTTGGTATGTTCTCTGCAATCCAAATTCAAGCACTGTTATTATATCGAAAGCGATTCGGGCAAATTTTTTCATTGTATGAGTTACAAGGCGTGCCTACTTTTGATGTGAAAACGATTGTTCGATTGACGCCCTATATTGCTGTTGCTGCTACCAAAGAGCAAGAAAAAATGAATTTTGGCAAAATGTTTAAATTTGGTCGCCATCAAATTTTTGCTCGTTATCAACGAATTTTAGAACAACAAAAGGGCTATAAGCCAGGAACAGGAACTCGATACTTAGGATCGCCAGATAAATTTTATTTGCGTTATAGAATGACCTACAAGGATAGAATGAGCTTGGGTCTGACCATGGAAAAAGATGCTGGAGAAGAGTTTTTTACAGGTTCTAATCCTCAGGGATTTGACTATTATTCGGGGCACTTTTATCTGAAGAAAATTTCTAAGCATGTACATAGTATTGCATTGGGCGATTTTCAGGTTTATTTTGGTCAGGGCTTAACCGTTTGGGGGGGCTTTGGCATCCGAAAAGGGGCTCAAGTGCTAAATATCAAACGGATTTCATTGCCGATTCGACCTTATACCTCTGTCAATGAAGCTTTATTTATGAGGGGAGCAGCAGGGCATTTTCGGTTTTTGAAAGAAAATAATCTAGAAGTTACTGTTTTTGGCTCTTTTCGCCAGCGAGATGCTAATATTCAATCAGAACTAGATTCCTTGACAGATGATTTGGACATAGAAGTGAGTTCATTACAAGATATTGGATACCATCGAACAATTAGTGAAATAGAAGACGAAAATTCTATTGGTTTTCTAACTTCTGGTGCTAGAGTGCGTTATACGGGCAAAAGTTGGCATGTTGCAGGTAATTTTGTTTACAATTATTTGACCAATGAATTAAAAAAAGAAAAACCAGCTTTATATCAGCAGTATGATTTTATAGGGAAACAAAGTCTTAATGCTAGTATTGATTATTCGGTTCGTTATCGAAATATTCAGTTTTTTGGAGAAACAGCAGTCAACGAAAAAGGCGGAATAGCTACATTGAACTCATTATTGGCGGAATTAGATCCAAGGGTTAGTATTGCTGTTTTACACCGTTATTATGATAAAAAATATTACACGCTTAATGGCAATGCTTTTGGAGAAACGTCTGATGCAAGTAATGAGTCTGGTTTATACATTGGCTTAGAATCAAGACTAGGAGCAGGGGTTAAAATGAGTACTTATTTTGATTTATTTCGTTTTCCTTGGTTGCGATATCAAGTCGATGCACCTACGCAAGGTTATGAAGTTTTTGGAAAGTTAGAATATTCACCCAACTATTTTGTGAATACCTATGCACAATATCGTTTTGAACGAAAGGGCAAAAACTTGTCAAATAACTTAACCCATATCGACCAGATTATTAATCACGACAAACATAATTTGCGCTTCCATTTTGGGTACAAAGCATCTAGTCAACTCGCATTGAGTTCTCGGATTGAGTTTTCGTTTTATCAGAACCAAGAATTTAATCAAGGTTTTATGATTTATCAAGATGTCGTAATCAAACCTAAAATTATCCCACTAAAAATGCAACTTCGTTTAGCCTTTTTTGATACCGATAACTATGATACTCGTATTTATGCTTATGAAAATGATGTATTGTATGCTTTTTCTGTGCTGCCTTATTATGGGCAAGGTTTACGATATTATTTTAATATAAATTATAGAATCAATCAATATTTAACGGCTTGGTTTCGTTTTTCTCAAACCTATTTTGTTGACCGAGAAGTCATTAGTTCTGGCTTGGGAGAAATAGAAGGAAGAACTAGATCAGAAATAAAAATTCAATTACGAGCGAAATTTTAA
- a CDS encoding transposase, translating into MVYNPKKHNRKSIRLKGYDYTQKGKYFITICCQDRAHLWGEIIEGKLYLNDAGKMIERWYQCLNTKFEDIECGPYIVMPNHFHAIIINKGQTVTVHSCPTESPKQSQNRTIEKADKTKNNQIKKNQERKNQSEVGGNQSVSPYEHPKNKQKRTAPPKKINQRNRPTALPKVIQWFKTMTTNEYIRGVKQLGWSKFRKRVWQRNYWEHIIRTEQSYKKIEEYIHNNPQNWQKDRLR; encoded by the coding sequence ATGGTTTACAATCCTAAAAAACACAACCGAAAATCTATTCGATTAAAAGGCTACGATTACACCCAAAAGGGAAAATATTTTATTACAATATGCTGTCAAGATCGAGCACATTTATGGGGAGAAATTATTGAAGGAAAATTATATTTAAATGATGCAGGAAAAATGATAGAAAGATGGTATCAATGTCTAAATACCAAATTTGAAGATATAGAATGTGGACCATACATTGTAATGCCAAATCATTTTCATGCAATTATTATAAATAAAGGACAAACGGTTACAGTGCATAGTTGTCCCACAGAGTCCCCAAAGCAATCCCAAAATAGAACAATAGAAAAGGCAGACAAAACCAAAAACAACCAAATAAAGAAAAACCAAGAAAGGAAAAACCAAAGTGAAGTAGGGGGAAACCAAAGTGTTTCCCCCTACGAACACCCCAAAAATAAACAAAAAAGAACAGCCCCACCCAAAAAAATAAATCAACGAAACAGGCCAACGGCATTACCCAAGGTCATCCAATGGTTTAAAACCATGACCACCAACGAATATATAAGAGGAGTAAAGCAATTAGGATGGAGCAAATTTAGGAAGAGAGTTTGGCAAAGAAATTATTGGGAGCACATTATAAGAACAGAGCAATCCTACAAGAAAATTGAGGAATACATACACAACAATCCACAAAATTGGCAGAAAGACAGGTTAAGATAG
- the mqnE gene encoding aminofutalosine synthase MqnE — MDKNINVLLQDETLDKELQKIAQKVSKSERITNDEALYLYEKASLGYLGVLANYIREQKHGDKTYFNRNFHMEPTNVCVYTCTFCSYSRLIKKRSEGWELTHDEMLDIVKEYDDKPVTEVHIVGGVLPQYDFDFYINLFKAIRKHRPELHIKGLTPVEYHYVFKKAKISYEEGMKTMVEAGLDSMPGGGAEIFHPEIREKIARGKCTGDQWLEIHKILHNLGKRSNATMLYGHIEDYTHRVDHMDQLRKLQDETGGFQTFIPLKFRNKNNELSHLEEVSSVEDLRNYAIGRIYLDNFDHIKAYWPMIGRATAQLSLAFGVNDIDGTIDDTTKIYSMAGSEEQSPSLNTQQLVELIKAVNRHPIERDTIYNVIQDYMDYDFNQDELTGYLSLPVIQK, encoded by the coding sequence ATGGACAAAAATATAAATGTTCTGCTCCAAGATGAAACATTGGATAAAGAATTGCAAAAAATAGCTCAAAAAGTAAGTAAAAGTGAACGTATTACGAATGACGAGGCTTTGTATTTATACGAAAAGGCATCATTAGGGTATTTGGGCGTTTTAGCAAATTATATAAGAGAACAGAAACACGGTGATAAGACCTATTTTAATAGAAACTTTCACATGGAACCAACCAATGTTTGTGTCTATACTTGTACCTTCTGCTCTTATTCTAGACTAATAAAAAAACGATCTGAGGGCTGGGAATTAACCCATGATGAGATGTTGGATATTGTCAAAGAATACGACGACAAACCTGTTACAGAAGTTCACATTGTAGGAGGGGTATTGCCTCAATACGATTTTGATTTTTACATCAATTTATTCAAGGCAATAAGAAAACATCGTCCAGAATTACACATTAAGGGATTAACACCTGTAGAATATCATTATGTTTTCAAGAAGGCTAAGATTTCTTATGAAGAAGGAATGAAAACGATGGTTGAAGCGGGCTTAGATTCTATGCCTGGAGGTGGAGCTGAAATCTTTCATCCTGAAATTCGAGAAAAAATAGCTAGAGGAAAATGTACGGGCGATCAATGGCTAGAAATACATAAAATACTACACAACTTAGGAAAACGCTCCAATGCAACGATGTTATATGGTCATATTGAAGACTATACACATCGGGTAGATCACATGGATCAGTTGCGTAAATTACAGGACGAAACAGGAGGCTTTCAGACCTTTATTCCATTAAAATTTAGGAATAAAAACAATGAGCTATCGCATTTAGAAGAAGTATCTTCAGTAGAAGATTTACGAAATTATGCGATTGGTAGAATTTACCTAGACAACTTTGACCACATCAAAGCATACTGGCCAATGATTGGTCGTGCAACGGCTCAGTTATCGCTTGCCTTTGGCGTGAATGACATTGACGGAACCATAGACGATACAACAAAAATATATTCTATGGCTGGTTCTGAGGAGCAGTCGCCTAGTTTAAACACACAGCAATTGGTAGAATTAATTAAAGCTGTAAATCGACATCCGATAGAGCGAGATACAATTTATAATGTTATACAAGATTATATGGATTATGATTTTAATCAGGATGAATTAACAGGATACCTATCATTGCCTGTTATTCAAAAGTAA
- a CDS encoding histidine phosphatase family protein: MKIYLYRHGQTVYNINGIVQGRGVDSSLNQTGVEQALAFFDQYKHIAFEYLITSTLKRTQQTAEPFEQLGIPTERLSDLDEIGWGEWEGKSADEQMRNAYLELLKSWSNGNYDNSAVGGDSARQMGKRLTRFVEYLKTLEHQQILVCTHGGCLAYLMAILQEQPLSMMPEYKHHNTGLCVFEFDGERFHLKVQDDISHLTERNIKLK; the protein is encoded by the coding sequence ATGAAAATTTATCTTTATCGGCATGGGCAAACAGTGTATAATATAAATGGAATTGTACAAGGAAGGGGAGTTGATTCTTCCTTGAATCAAACAGGAGTAGAGCAAGCTTTAGCTTTTTTTGATCAATATAAACATATTGCTTTTGAGTACTTGATCACATCTACATTAAAGCGTACTCAACAAACGGCAGAACCTTTTGAGCAATTGGGAATTCCAACAGAGCGATTAAGTGATTTGGATGAAATAGGCTGGGGAGAATGGGAAGGTAAATCTGCCGATGAACAAATGCGTAATGCTTATTTGGAGTTATTAAAATCTTGGTCCAACGGAAATTATGATAATTCTGCAGTTGGGGGAGATAGTGCTCGTCAAATGGGAAAGCGATTGACACGATTTGTTGAATATCTAAAAACCTTAGAACATCAGCAAATATTAGTTTGTACCCATGGTGGTTGTCTGGCTTATTTGATGGCCATTTTGCAAGAGCAGCCTTTATCTATGATGCCAGAGTATAAACACCATAATACAGGTTTGTGTGTGTTTGAATTTGACGGAGAGCGGTTTCATCTCAAGGTTCAAGATGACATCTCTCATTTGACAGAACGTAATATTAAACTAAAATAA
- a CDS encoding menaquinone biosynthetic enzyme MqnA/MqnD family protein has product MKQPFKISAVSYLNTKPFLYGLFQSELDQVVDLSLDIPSECARKLIAGEVDLGLIPVAAIPQLETPHIISDFCIGTEGAVKTVCIYSACPIEEVTHLYLDYQSKTSVALTRYLITNYWKINPQFINALAGFEQKIGDKTAALIIGDRTIGLEGKYAYTYDLGEIWKKHTNLPFVFAAWVSNRQLPTSFLDKFTAALELGIQKRHQVAQLFQSSYLGFDVHQYYHRYIDYELTTEKRQALKLFLEYIAPKREVLVSK; this is encoded by the coding sequence TTGAAACAACCATTCAAAATTTCAGCAGTATCTTATCTTAATACCAAGCCATTTTTATATGGACTATTTCAATCTGAATTAGACCAAGTCGTTGATCTGAGTTTAGATATTCCCTCTGAATGTGCTCGAAAACTAATAGCGGGAGAAGTTGATTTAGGTTTAATTCCTGTTGCGGCTATACCTCAGTTAGAAACACCTCATATTATTTCTGATTTTTGTATAGGGACAGAAGGAGCTGTTAAGACAGTTTGTATTTATTCTGCCTGCCCAATTGAAGAGGTTACACATCTATATTTAGATTACCAATCAAAAACTTCTGTTGCATTAACCCGTTATTTAATTACAAATTATTGGAAAATAAATCCTCAATTTATTAATGCTTTAGCAGGGTTTGAACAAAAAATCGGAGATAAAACAGCCGCTTTAATTATTGGAGATCGAACCATTGGTTTAGAAGGAAAATACGCTTATACCTATGACCTTGGTGAGATTTGGAAAAAACATACCAATTTGCCCTTTGTTTTTGCTGCTTGGGTAAGTAATAGGCAATTGCCAACTTCATTTTTAGATAAGTTTACTGCGGCTTTGGAACTGGGCATTCAAAAACGGCATCAAGTGGCGCAACTTTTTCAGTCTAGTTACCTTGGTTTTGATGTCCATCAATATTACCATCGTTATATAGATTACGAACTAACAACTGAAAAGCGGCAAGCTCTAAAATTATTTTTGGAATACATAGCACCCAAGCGAGAAGTTTTAGTCAGCAAATAA
- a CDS encoding TlpA family protein disulfide reductase, whose protein sequence is MRYLLLILFVAVTNFSYAQKNIKTIIEENKFTSLDGKHSSLTEIFKANKGKVIYIDFWASWCGPCKKEMPASVQLHRKLNDEDIVFVYISIDKNEAAWKRSMDNLKITEVGQHYRRNQDEMIEFLKFFYIYSIPHYMIIGKNGQISNRDALPPSNPKVERQLRKLLRAKA, encoded by the coding sequence ATGCGTTATCTACTCCTTATTCTTTTTGTGGCTGTTACCAATTTTAGTTATGCTCAAAAGAATATAAAAACAATTATCGAAGAAAATAAATTTACAAGCCTAGATGGGAAGCATTCTTCACTTACTGAAATTTTTAAGGCTAATAAAGGGAAGGTTATTTATATTGATTTTTGGGCAAGTTGGTGTGGTCCTTGTAAAAAAGAGATGCCCGCTTCTGTCCAATTGCACCGTAAATTGAACGATGAGGACATTGTTTTTGTCTATATTTCTATTGATAAAAATGAAGCTGCATGGAAGCGCAGTATGGACAACTTAAAGATTACTGAAGTTGGGCAACATTACCGCCGCAATCAAGATGAGATGATCGAGTTTTTGAAGTTCTTTTATATTTATTCCATCCCTCACTATATGATTATTGGTAAAAATGGACAAATTAGCAATCGAGATGCCTTGCCTCCTAGCAATCCCAAAGTAGAACGCCAATTGCGTAAATTGCTAAGAGCTAAAGCATAA
- a CDS encoding TVP38/TMEM64 family protein, producing MSATPLQNIKKTIHYIWVSSVLVSLGYMLLYPSAFSVEEVSAFLQEFDHWVWLVYILITFLRGILLFPSTPFVLAGAILFPEQLILVGIISILGILFSATLLFYFAEIIGFGDYLSQKYPHKIEKARIALNQPKGKWLVAAWAWFPFVPTDIICYVAGLVQMRYSIMITGIFLGESILISLYLYLGKDILSFL from the coding sequence ATGTCAGCTACCCCACTCCAAAATATAAAAAAAACAATCCACTATATTTGGGTTAGTAGTGTTCTAGTAAGCTTAGGTTATATGCTCTTGTACCCTTCTGCTTTTAGTGTCGAAGAAGTTTCTGCCTTTTTGCAAGAATTTGACCATTGGGTTTGGTTGGTATATATTCTCATTACTTTTTTAAGAGGTATTTTACTTTTCCCTAGTACCCCCTTTGTCTTGGCAGGAGCCATTCTTTTTCCTGAACAATTAATCCTAGTAGGAATCATTTCTATTTTGGGTATTTTATTTTCTGCTACCTTACTTTTTTATTTTGCCGAAATAATTGGTTTTGGCGATTATTTGTCTCAGAAATACCCCCATAAAATAGAAAAAGCTCGCATTGCATTAAACCAACCGAAGGGAAAATGGCTGGTGGCTGCTTGGGCATGGTTCCCTTTTGTTCCTACTGATATTATCTGCTATGTAGCGGGATTGGTTCAAATGCGGTATTCCATAATGATAACTGGCATCTTTTTAGGAGAGAGTATATTGATTAGTCTTTATTTGTATCTTGGCAAGGATATTTTGTCCTTTCTTTAA
- a CDS encoding alpha/beta hydrolase fold domain-containing protein — MQKNIFTILILLSIMCSVNAQNHATCNGTRYVSEEFGAVDTTLAVLFGNNVTYAGNNQDLYMDIYEPVGDMATARPAIVLAFGGSFIGGNRGNMSDLCQYYAQRGFVAVTIDYRLYDGALIPLPNATTMTDVVIKAVSDMKAAVRFLKEDAATNNTYKIDPDMIFVGGISAGGIVASHTAYIDSTDAIAASELTAINNNGGFDGNSSANAGMYSSEVRGVVNFSGALRDADYIDANDPPLFSAHDDGDGTVPYGAGNASIFGFPIIAVEGSSEMHTRATTVGIANFLITIPNSTGHVSFFGGNAAQWQDTVLNTSSDFLHDNVLCPLISATNAVELETILANIYPNPSEIDMVVQFEDLPAAYNLAIYDNMGRQVFAEQNIATTRYILRKEYFTAGIYHVNINFKDSQIAPIRSKVIFR, encoded by the coding sequence ATGCAAAAAAACATTTTTACAATATTAATCTTGTTAAGTATCATGTGTAGTGTTAATGCCCAGAATCATGCTACTTGTAATGGAACCCGTTATGTGAGTGAAGAATTTGGAGCAGTAGATACTACCTTAGCGGTTTTATTTGGTAATAACGTTACCTATGCTGGTAATAATCAAGATTTGTATATGGATATTTATGAACCAGTAGGGGATATGGCTACTGCTAGACCTGCTATCGTTTTGGCATTTGGAGGTTCATTTATCGGAGGAAATCGAGGAAATATGAGCGACTTATGCCAATATTATGCGCAACGTGGTTTTGTTGCCGTGACTATAGATTACCGACTTTATGATGGTGCTTTGATTCCTTTGCCTAATGCTACAACAATGACAGATGTAGTGATAAAAGCCGTTTCAGATATGAAGGCAGCAGTACGTTTTCTAAAAGAAGATGCTGCAACGAACAATACTTATAAAATTGACCCCGATATGATTTTTGTAGGAGGGATTTCGGCAGGAGGAATTGTAGCTAGTCATACAGCCTATATTGATTCTACGGATGCCATAGCAGCTAGTGAGCTAACCGCCATTAACAACAATGGTGGTTTTGATGGAAATAGCAGTGCCAATGCAGGGATGTATAGTTCAGAAGTTCGTGGGGTAGTTAATTTTTCTGGGGCTTTGCGTGATGCTGATTATATTGATGCGAATGACCCGCCGCTTTTTTCTGCGCATGATGATGGAGATGGCACAGTACCCTATGGCGCAGGGAATGCGTCAATTTTTGGCTTTCCAATTATAGCAGTGGAAGGAAGTAGCGAAATGCATACAAGGGCAACAACTGTTGGAATCGCCAACTTTTTAATTACAATTCCCAATAGTACAGGGCATGTTAGTTTCTTTGGGGGCAATGCTGCTCAATGGCAAGATACAGTGCTAAATACTTCTAGTGATTTTTTACATGATAATGTTCTTTGTCCACTGATCTCTGCAACCAACGCTGTGGAATTAGAAACGATCTTAGCTAATATTTATCCTAATCCATCCGAAATCGATATGGTTGTTCAGTTTGAGGATTTGCCTGCTGCTTATAATTTGGCTATTTATGACAATATGGGACGTCAGGTTTTTGCAGAACAAAACATTGCAACAACAAGATACATATTGAGAAAAGAATACTTTACAGCTGGGATTTATCACGTCAATATTAACTTCAAAGACAGTCAAATAGCTCCAATACGTTCAAAAGTTATTTTTCGTTAA
- a CDS encoding T9SS type A sorting domain-containing protein, producing the protein MNYLLILFLFLLTTPTKAQTPHSTCNNTRYLTEVFAAVDTTFNILYGVNTTHAGNTDSLYMDVYQPVGDTASNRPLIILAFGGSFVLGERTDMAPLCHYYAQHGYVAATIDYRLFDGLFVPFPDSTVFADVVMKALGDMKASIRHFRADAATANLYRIDTNLIFVGGGSAGAIMALHAAYLDTTDTIPPHIQVAINNNGGHEGNTSANTQYSSTVQGVINFSGALGNAAWIDAGDVPVFSVHDDNDNIVPYGQGYGTIAGFPISYLEGSQVIADTATALGIPNVLITIPNSNSHVSYVDDPLWQDSVFTGTLLFLHEIICPLIASEAPISFSERTVNVYPNPVVTNVVIEVDDPSTAYDLTMYDNLGQIIYHQEAIRASHFVLNRQKIAAGVYYLELKFEDHKATPITTKVILR; encoded by the coding sequence ATGAACTACTTATTAATACTCTTTCTCTTTTTATTAACCACCCCAACTAAAGCACAAACGCCGCATTCTACCTGTAATAATACCCGTTATCTAACGGAAGTATTTGCTGCTGTTGATACGACATTTAATATATTATATGGAGTGAATACAACCCATGCTGGGAATACAGATAGCCTATATATGGATGTATATCAACCAGTGGGAGATACTGCTTCCAATCGACCACTAATTATTTTAGCTTTTGGTGGAAGTTTTGTTTTGGGGGAACGAACAGATATGGCTCCCTTATGCCATTATTATGCGCAACACGGTTATGTAGCAGCGACCATTGATTATCGTCTATTTGATGGTCTTTTTGTTCCTTTTCCTGATTCTACTGTTTTTGCTGATGTAGTAATGAAGGCGTTGGGGGATATGAAGGCTTCTATTCGCCATTTTCGAGCGGATGCCGCAACGGCCAATTTATATCGAATTGATACCAATTTGATTTTTGTTGGAGGTGGATCAGCAGGAGCTATTATGGCCTTACATGCAGCGTACTTAGATACTACAGATACTATTCCTCCTCATATTCAAGTAGCAATCAATAATAATGGAGGGCATGAAGGAAATACAAGTGCCAATACTCAATACTCTTCTACAGTACAAGGGGTAATCAACTTTTCGGGCGCATTGGGAAATGCAGCTTGGATAGATGCAGGAGATGTTCCTGTTTTTAGTGTTCACGATGACAATGATAACATTGTCCCCTATGGACAAGGATATGGAACAATTGCAGGGTTTCCAATTTCTTATTTGGAAGGGAGTCAAGTAATCGCAGATACAGCAACAGCCTTAGGGATTCCAAATGTACTGATTACCATACCCAATAGTAACAGTCATGTAAGCTATGTCGATGATCCCTTGTGGCAGGACAGTGTTTTTACAGGAACGTTGTTGTTTTTGCACGAAATAATTTGTCCCCTCATTGCAAGTGAAGCCCCTATCTCTTTCTCCGAAAGGACAGTGAATGTTTATCCCAATCCAGTAGTTACCAATGTCGTTATTGAGGTTGATGATCCATCTACTGCTTATGATCTAACAATGTATGATAATTTAGGTCAAATTATTTATCATCAAGAAGCGATCAGAGCATCCCATTTTGTGTTAAATCGTCAAAAAATTGCTGCAGGGGTTTATTATTTAGAATTAAAATTTGAGGATCATAAAGCAACTCCTATTACAACTAAAGTTATTCTTAGATAG
- a CDS encoding leucine-rich repeat domain-containing protein, whose protein sequence is MNKSIKKLLNAKSKATIEHLNLSDQSLEQLPACVKERANLESLDLSGNILEEISQEIADLAALKVLNIEHNFIQQIPTTIANLSKLQQLNCSNNKISEISPAIGALTNLNALAIQQNRLKTLPSEIANLKQLYALKLESNPLKEIPTVIGLLTNLRELDLSDTMISGLSANFGALIHLKWLDLSINKLTFLSKELATCNQLEYLDISYNQVEDMAGELSALSNLKELNIEGNPLKELPKVVCEFKNLLRLDLTAMRLVCLPSEIGRLRQLQYLNLSANYLEALPPEFGGLKGLKQLDLSDNQLDSLPATLSSLQQLEVLNIELNPLEHLPLVICELTALRDLDVTGIELKQLPFSIHKLIHLKRLDLSENFLEDLPLQIGELTALEILDLRENQLDKLPASIAQLKSLKELRLEYNLFVDLGTEIGELVKLKHLDISYNELTDLPSNFTQLQRLERLNLEGNALTRIPREIFHLKRLKELDLSDNEIAKLPDLIANLGALRWLDLRNNRFTELPMEIGMLADSLEELYLEGNYFRVEDKEEIMDLLPNTNIYFDLA, encoded by the coding sequence ATGAATAAGTCAATAAAAAAATTATTGAATGCTAAATCTAAGGCTACTATTGAACACCTAAATTTGAGTGATCAGTCGTTAGAACAGTTGCCAGCCTGTGTTAAAGAAAGAGCTAATCTCGAATCGTTGGATTTGTCAGGTAATATTTTAGAGGAAATTTCTCAAGAAATAGCTGATCTAGCTGCACTAAAAGTGCTGAATATTGAGCATAATTTTATCCAGCAAATTCCTACTACTATAGCCAACTTGTCAAAGTTGCAACAGTTAAATTGTTCTAATAATAAAATTAGTGAAATATCACCTGCGATTGGCGCTCTAACCAATCTAAACGCATTAGCTATTCAACAAAATAGACTAAAAACGCTACCTTCTGAAATCGCCAACCTAAAGCAACTTTATGCTTTAAAATTGGAAAGTAATCCTTTGAAGGAAATTCCAACAGTAATTGGTTTACTAACCAATCTTAGAGAATTAGATCTTTCCGATACCATGATTAGTGGATTATCTGCCAATTTTGGCGCTTTGATCCATCTGAAATGGCTAGATTTATCCATTAACAAGCTGACTTTTTTATCGAAGGAATTGGCGACTTGCAACCAGTTAGAATATTTAGATATTAGTTACAACCAAGTAGAGGATATGGCAGGGGAATTATCTGCCTTGTCAAACCTGAAGGAACTTAATATAGAAGGAAATCCACTAAAGGAATTACCAAAAGTAGTTTGTGAGTTTAAAAATTTATTACGACTGGATTTAACGGCCATGAGGTTGGTTTGCTTGCCAAGTGAAATTGGTCGTTTGCGACAACTACAATATTTAAATTTATCGGCTAATTATTTAGAAGCTTTACCGCCTGAATTTGGTGGGCTAAAAGGATTAAAACAATTAGATCTAAGCGATAACCAACTCGATAGCTTGCCAGCAACGTTGTCAAGTTTGCAGCAACTAGAAGTCTTAAATATAGAGTTAAACCCATTAGAGCATTTACCCTTAGTAATTTGTGAGTTAACTGCATTAAGAGATTTGGATGTAACGGGGATAGAATTGAAGCAGTTACCTTTCTCAATTCATAAATTGATCCATCTCAAAAGGTTGGATCTCTCTGAAAACTTTTTAGAAGATTTACCCCTGCAAATTGGTGAATTAACGGCTTTAGAAATTCTCGACTTAAGAGAAAATCAATTGGACAAATTGCCAGCAAGTATCGCCCAACTAAAATCGCTAAAAGAATTGCGGTTAGAGTATAATCTATTTGTTGATTTAGGTACAGAAATAGGGGAGTTGGTCAAACTAAAACATTTGGACATTAGTTATAATGAATTGACGGATTTGCCCAGCAATTTTACGCAATTACAACGCTTAGAACGCTTAAACTTGGAAGGAAATGCTTTAACTCGGATTCCAAGAGAAATCTTTCACCTCAAACGTTTGAAAGAGTTAGATTTATCAGATAATGAAATTGCAAAACTGCCTGATTTGATTGCCAATTTGGGAGCTTTAAGGTGGTTGGATTTGAGAAATAATCGATTTACGGAATTACCAATGGAGATAGGAATGCTTGCCGATTCTTTAGAGGAATTATATCTTGAAGGGAATTATTTTAGAGTAGAAGACAAAGAAGAAATTATGGATTTATTACCCAATACTAATATTTATTTTGATTTAGCCTAG